A single window of Populus nigra chromosome 17, ddPopNigr1.1, whole genome shotgun sequence DNA harbors:
- the LOC133676436 gene encoding protein GL2-INTERACTING REPRESSOR 1-like, giving the protein MSRRNGSLPKLDLKLNLSPPRVNPRVESPGRSATVSPTSPPSSCVSSEMSQDDTLRYSSSPEATSMVLVGCPRCLMYVMLSENDPKCPKCKSTWLLDFLHDNSNTTTTTTMKTRKS; this is encoded by the coding sequence ATGAGTCGAAGAAATGGTAGCCTCCCAAAGCTTGACCTCAAGCTCAACCTATCACCACCAAGGGTGAACCCGAGAGTGGAGTCCCCAGGCCGGTCGGCAACAGTGTCACCAACATCCCCTCCAAGCTCATGTGTTTCGTCAGAGATGAGCCAGGATGACACTCTCAGATACTCTAGTAGCCCTGAGGCTACATCAATGGTGCTTGTGGGATGCCCAAGGTGCCTCATGTATGTGATGCTCTCTGAGAATGACCCTAAATGCCCCAAATGCAAGAGTACATGGCTGCTTGATTTCCTCCATGATAAcagcaacaccaccaccaccaccaccatgaaGACAAGGAAGAGCTAG